TTCCCGCCTTACTCTGGGTTCGCCATATCCTACAGGCTCCCGAATGCCGTCGTAGGGGAACAATGCCCTTTCCGGGACTTGGTTGTAAAACCACTCGTCATAAATGTCCAGGGGAGTATTGATCAGGGTTTCCGCACGTCCCATGAGTGTTCCGTCCAGGTAAAAACCGCTGATTCCCCTGCTTCCCACCCAGCATGCTCCCGGTTTTCCCTGAGTTCCGTTCGGGAATAAATCCCTCCAAAGCGGATTCCAGTCCAGAGGTTTCAAAAAACGCTCCCGGAATCCCCGTACATATTCTTCTTTCGTACGATGGGCAGGAGAATCGGCCTCCGGTTCTTTTTCCTTTTCCTCTTTCGCCTGCTCTTTCAAAGAGGCCTCTTTCACCCAGGATTCGGAAACCATGGGGGGCGGGGCTTCTCCCAAATCTGCGGCATGGCGCCGGATTTTGGCGCATTGATCCATAAGCCATTGTTCCCTTTCCGGATTGAAATCCTCCATCATGGCCATGTCCACGATTCCGAAAGCCAGCTCCCTCATGGCGGGCCTCAGCATTCCTTCACCTTCACACAGGTCTTCCCCTACCGGGCCGGAAGCTCCGCGGAAATAGATATGATCCCCGTCACTCCCGCTTATAAGCTGCCTGTACATGTCCATGACGAAAGTTTTCCGCTCAACTGCCTCATCCCAGGTTTTTCGCAAAGCGTCGGCCAAGGCCGGCTTCAATGTTATTTTTCCTCTTTTGACGTACAGATGCTTGTAAATAAAAGGGTTGATTATGGATTCCATCCATCCGGTCGCCCGCATGCGCCATTCCCCGAATTGGGGCAATTTGGGAAGCAGTCCTTTTCTGTCGGAAGGGGTGCTGAATATATCCTCTTCCTCCCCTCCGCTGGCCATGCAGTCCCATCCTTCCAGCATGTTCCCCAGAACGGGAAATTGCAGGCACATGAGCAGAACGGCGCAACGGTCCGCTCCCTGGCTCTGCAAGTCCACAATCGGTGCTTGGGAAAGTATTTGCATGCTGGAGGGTCCGATGGTCTGGGCCCAGATCAAATTGTTTCCCTCCAGATAAAAGCCAAATTCGCGATTAAACGAGGGGAGATAAAGGCACGCATAGGAAAATGGAGGATCGTCTGGAAACAGGACCGTCCAATAATGGGAATCATGAGATTCCGCCGCAAAGTACTGGGCGGGACTTCGCAGAGCGAGATAGGTTTCCTCTTCAGGTTCCTCCCCCAGCCCAAAAAACGGAATCGCCAGAGTCAGCCAGACACATGCAAATATCCTGAACATCAATGATCTTTCTAACAAGACGAAAGGATTGCGTCAAGATGATTAAGATCAATCAAACCATGCTGAGGCGTTCCGGTGATTCACGGGTTCATGGGCTGTCCTCAAACCGCATCGGGAAAGGTTCCTCGCCCGCGCCTGTTTTCCGTTTCCGGGTGTTCCGTGTTTTCCGGATTTTTCTCTGCAATTGTCTCGCGGCAGGTTATTTTCCAATGAACTTTCCGCCGCGCCCGGCCGCATTTCCGCGCGGCCTTCCGCCGCCCTGGCCGCAGGGTGTTCTTCGTCCAGTTGCGGCTTGACCCTGCGTACCGTCTGGCGTAACATCCCCGCACGCATTCAACCCTGCGTAAAACGTATCATGGAACCTATCTACGAAGGCAAGGCCAAAAGACTTTATACGACCGATACTCCCAACGTCCTCCGCATGGAGTACAAGGACGACGCCACTGCCGGAAACGGCGCCAAGAAAGCCCAGTTCGAGAACAAGGGCAAGCTGAACAAGGCCATCACCCTGCTCATTTACAGGATGCTTGAGGAGAAGGGAGTGAAGACCCACCTGGTGGCCGACGTGGACGACATCAACATCGACGTCAAGAAGGTTTCCATTCTTCCCCTGGAAGTGATCGTGCGCAATATTGCCGCCGGTTCCTTCAGCCGCCGCATGGGCGTGAAGGAAGGCACCCCCTTCAAGAAGCCCATCGTGGAGTTTTCCTATAAGGACGACGATCTGGGCGACCCCTTTATCAATGATGATTATGCCCGGGAACTGGGCGCCGCCACGGAAGAGGAGTGCGCCTTCCTCAAGAAGCAGGCGCTGATCGTGAACGACGTGCTGATCGACTTTTTCAAGCAGGTAGGCCTGACGCTGGTGGATTACAAGATCGAGTTCGGCCGCCTGGCGGAAGATCCCTCCCAGATCGTGCTGGCGGACGAGATTTCCCCGGACACCTGCCGCCTGTGGGACATCAAGACCGGCGAGAAGATGGACAAGGACCGCTTCCGCCAGGACCTGGGCAATGTGATGGAAGCGTATGAGGAAGTCCTTTCCCGCCTCCAGCACAAGGCCTGATCCGCAAGCTTTTCCCCATGGGAGCCGGCCGGCCAGCCGGCCCCCATTTTTCATTTTACCACATTCCTGAGCCATATGACCCTCCATTTTGAAGTTATCAGCCGATTCCAGGCCGCAGCCAATGCAGACGCCCTGCTTTACACCCCTCTGAATGCCGGCCTCACTTTCCGCCGCAGCCGCGTGTACACGGTGGAAATCACCGGAGACGAGCAGAAAGCCCGCGACTACCTCCTGAGCGTGCTGGTTGACCCCATTGCCCAGGAATGCAGCGAGCAGGATGCCCCCATTCTGACGGGAGCCCTTTTCACCATCGACTACGGCATGAAGGCCGGAGCCCTGGACCTGGAGAAGGAGGCCATCCTGCAGAATTACCGCGGCCGCAAGAACATGGGCTTCACCCTGGACGGGCTGAAGATCACGCAGCGCGTGTACGTTTTCGGCCAGGGGGACCGGGAGAGCCTTTCCAAACGCTTCGCCAAGGACGTTTGCAATCCCGCCATCCACAACTGGACCATCGCCTGATTTTTCCCCTCACGCCTACTTTTTCCCAGCAATATGTCCGCCAAAACCTACCGCACCGTTCCCGTGAGAGACCTGAGCAGCGACGAGCTGCTCGAGCTCAGCAAGCAGCAGAAGCTTTCCCTGTCCCGCGAGGACATGGAAGTCGTCCAGCAGATTTTCCGCGAAGTGGACCGCGACCCCACCGATGTGGAACTGGAAGTGATCGCCCAGACCTGGTCGGAACACTGCAAGCACCGCATTTTCTCCGCCTCCATCAGCCACAGCGTGAACGGAGGCGCGCCGGAGACCGTGAACAGCCTGTTCAAGACCTACATCAAGAAGCCTTCCGAGAAGATCATGGAACGCAAGCCGGGCTTCGTGCTCAGCGCGTTTGACGACAACGCCGGCTTCATCGCTCTGGACGACAAGCTGGCCGTCTGCCTGAAGGCGGAGACGCACAACCACCCCTCCGCCATTGAACCCTACGCAGGGGCGAATACCGGCCTGGGAGGCGTCATCCGCGATATTCTGGGCGCAGGGAAGGGGGCCAAGCCCATCGCCTCCCTGGATGTGTTCTGCTTCGGCGCTCCGGATACGGACCCCGCCTCCATCACCGCCCCGGACGTCATTCATCCGCTGGGCATCATGCGCGGCGTGGTGCGCGGCGTGCGCGATTACGGCAACCGCATGGGCATTCCGACGGTGAACGGGGCTATCCAGTTCGACCCCACTTACATTTACAATCCGCTCGTGTTCTGCGGCACCGCCGGCGTCATTCCCCGCGGGGACATCCTCAAGGAAATGCGCCCCGGCCTGAAGGTGATCGTCATCGGCGGCCGGACCGGGCGCGACGGCCTGAAGGGCGCCACCTTTTCTTCCGCCGCGCTGGATGAGGCCTCCCATGAGGAGGATTTCACCGCCGTTCAGATCGGCAACCCGATTGAAGAGAAGAAGACGCTGGATTTCATTCTGGAAGCGCGCGAACGCGGCCTGATCGTGTTCATCACGGACTGCGGCGCGGGCGGTTTTTCCTCCGCCGCCGGGGAAATGCTTTCCGTCACGGGCGGGGAGATTTTCCTGGACAACGCCCCCCTGAAGGAGCCGGGTCTGATTTCCTGGGAAATTTTCCTTTCCGAGTCCCAGGAACGCATGGTGATGGCCGTGGAGGAAAAAGACCTGCCGGAACTCCAGAAGCTGGCGGATACTTTCCAGACGGAACTGACCGTGCTGGGCCATTCCGACAATACGGGCATCCTCAAGGTCTGGCACAAGGGGGAACTGGTGTGCTGCCTGGATAATTCCAAGCTGCATGAAGCCCCCGTCAAGAAGCTTTCTTCCGTATTCATCAGCGGCCAGGGGCTCACCGGGCAGCCGATGCCGGACAAGGACCTCGGCAAGTCCCTGGAAACCGTCATGAGCGATTTCGCCATCGTTTCCCGCGAACCCATCATCCGGGAGTACGACCATGAAGTGCAGGGCAACACGATTCTGAAGCCCCTCGCGGGCGCCACGGCGGACGCTCCGCAGGACGGTTCCGTGGTGGACATCGACGGCTCGGACAAGTGCATGGCCATGGCCTGCGCCATTCTTCCGGAATGGGGCAAGACGGATCCTTACGCCATGGGTACCGGCACCGTGGACGAGTGCGTGCGCCAGCTTATCCTGGTGGGCTCCAACCCGGACAAGATCGGCCTGCTGGACAATTTCTGCATGGGCAATCCGGAAGATCCGGCGGAGCTCGGCCGCCTGGTGGAGTGCGTGAAAGCCATCGCCAAAGCCGCGGACGCCTACAACGCCCCGTTCATTTCCGGCAAGGATTCCTTCTATAATTATTTTGAGACGGAAGACGGCCCCATCAACGTGCCCGTCACCTTCCTCTGCTCCGGCTTCGGCGTGGTGGAAAGCCCGGACCACGCCACCGGCTCCTCCCTGCGCCGGGACGACAGCCTGCTGTACCTCATCGGCAATACGGAAGATGAAATGGGCGGCTCCGTCTTCGCACGCACGCACGGCGTGAACGACTGCAAGGTGCCGCAGACGGATTGCGCGAAGAATATGGAGCTGTACAAGGCCTATTACAATGCCCTGACTTCCGGCCTGGTTCTTTCCGCCCACGACGTTTCCGAAGGCGGCCTGGCCGTCACGGCGGCGGAAATGGCCTTTTCCGGCAAGGGAGGCGTCCAGCTTGACCTGACGAAGGTTCCCACTGTGAACGGCTGGAAATCCCCGGCCATTCCCCTGTTCAGTGAAAGCACGGGCCGCATCCTGGTGGAGGTGGACCCCGAATTCGCCGCGGATTTTGAGGCGGCCATGGAGGGCTTCCCCTGTGCCTGCATCGGGCGCGCAACTCCGGAAAAACGCCTTGCAGCCACCTGCTGCGGCGGGGAAAAGGTGCTGGACTGCGAACTTGCAAGACTCAAGAAACTCTGGAAGGACGGACTCACTCCCTACTATTGATTTCAACAGTCCCGGATTCAACTTATAACGATTTGACACATAATCACATGCCTCACGCACTTTTACTCAAATACCCCGGCACCAACTGCGATGTGGAAACGGAACGCGCCCTGCGCACGGTCGGCTTTTCCACCCAGGTCCAGCCCATCGCCACCGCCGCGCCGGAACACGTGGCCAAGTCCCAGCTCGTCGTCATCAGCGGCGGCTTCAGCTACGGGGACTACGTTACCAGCGGACGCCTGGCGCAGCTGGAAACGGAACGTTTCCTGGGAGACGCCCTGCACAGGCACCACGCCGGCGGGGGCCTTATCCTGGGCATCTGCAACGGGTTCCAGATTCTGACCAAGCTCGGCATCCTTCCTTCCTCCAGCTTGATTGACAACAAGAGCGAACGCTTTGAATGCCTGTGGGCCAGGCTGGTGAAGGTGGCCAAGGATTCCCCGTTCCTGCAGGGGCTTCCGGACGAGTTTGAATTGCCCTCTGCCCACGCGGAAGGCCGCCTGGTCACCAGGCCCGGAGATGCGGAAAAGTATCTGTCCGCCGGGTATGTGGCCCTGCAGTATGCGGACAACCGCGACGGCTGCGCCTGCAGCATTGCCGGGCTCCAAGACGCCACTGGCCGCGCCATGGGCCTGATGCCCCACCCGGAACGCTTCCTGCTTCCCCGCCACCATTACGACAAGGACTGGGCGGCCCATGAAGACTGGGGCTGGGGTTATTTCCTTTTCAAATCCGCCTTTGACGCCCTGAAATAAGTTCCGGGAGTCTGCCACAACCTAGCACCCTTCCTCCGCAACATGACAGATACGGTATTCATCAGTTCCTCGAACGCCCTGGGTTCTTTCTGGACCTCAAAACGGTATTTCGACTACCTGATTGACGAAACGAGTCTGCCGCTCCTGCGCGGCAGGGAGTTCGGCCAGGCTGTTCTCATTTGTCCGTCCCTGTGGGAAGGCCGCCGTGCCATCCGAAGGAACGAGGAGGCATTCATTTCCCATGTCCGGCAGTTGATAGACATTCTGCACGAGGTGAAAATCGAACGCCTGACTTACGTCACCAGCATCGATACCCAGCCGGAGACGGGGAATGAAGATTCCCCGCTGGTTCATGAGTTTGAAGACGCCTTCCTCTCCGCCCTGGCGGAATTGAGGGATTACGTCAACCTCAAATTCGGCCGCGTGCTCAGCGTGTACCTGCCGGAAGTCACCGGAACGGGTGCGGATATGAGCGTGGCGGATTTGCTGGCAAATGCGCCGGAAGGAAAGGGCGAACTGGACGTGGCCCTGCTGGAACGCCACCAGCTTTATCCCATGCGCCGCATCGTCAATGATGTGGAGAAAGCATGGGAATGCGGCCTTTTTGCCGTCAATCTGGTTCCGGAACCCGTCACTGCCTTTGAACTGGCGGAAGCATGCTTTCCCTCCCTCGCGGGGCGCCTTCCGGTAGCGAAGGAGGCGGATCCTTACGGAAGCGGCAGAACTTCCGTGCATTCCACGCAGTACCATGATCCGGACACCGGATACATCATGGGGAAGGGTGATGTTCTGGAGGGTATTTCCAGGGGGCTTCAGGCCTGATTTTTTCCCATTTATGGAGAGCCCGCGTGCCTTGCCCGGCATGCGGGCTTTTCCGTGTGTACACCCCTCTTCTGAAGATGCGGCATCCGCCCTTCTTTCCGGTTGAGCGGCATCCGGAACGGTGCTATAAAGGGGTATATGAAGATCAGCGACGACAGCCTTGAGTTTTTAACGGAACTTCTGGAGACTCCCAGTCCTTCCGGTTTTGAGATAGACGCCCAGCGCATTTGGGCGGATGAGATGCGGAAGTACACGGAGGATGTTCAGTGCGACACCTACGGGAATACGTGGGCCACCTTCCATGCGGACAAGGAGAACGCCCCCACCCTGATGATCGAGGCCCATGCCGATGAGATCGGCTTCATGATCCGCCACATTAC
This genomic stretch from Akkermansia biwaensis harbors:
- a CDS encoding phosphoribosylformylglycinamidine synthase subunit PurQ, with product MPHALLLKYPGTNCDVETERALRTVGFSTQVQPIATAAPEHVAKSQLVVISGGFSYGDYVTSGRLAQLETERFLGDALHRHHAGGGLILGICNGFQILTKLGILPSSSLIDNKSERFECLWARLVKVAKDSPFLQGLPDEFELPSAHAEGRLVTRPGDAEKYLSAGYVALQYADNRDGCACSIAGLQDATGRAMGLMPHPERFLLPRHHYDKDWAAHEDWGWGYFLFKSAFDALK
- the purL gene encoding phosphoribosylformylglycinamidine synthase subunit PurL encodes the protein MSAKTYRTVPVRDLSSDELLELSKQQKLSLSREDMEVVQQIFREVDRDPTDVELEVIAQTWSEHCKHRIFSASISHSVNGGAPETVNSLFKTYIKKPSEKIMERKPGFVLSAFDDNAGFIALDDKLAVCLKAETHNHPSAIEPYAGANTGLGGVIRDILGAGKGAKPIASLDVFCFGAPDTDPASITAPDVIHPLGIMRGVVRGVRDYGNRMGIPTVNGAIQFDPTYIYNPLVFCGTAGVIPRGDILKEMRPGLKVIVIGGRTGRDGLKGATFSSAALDEASHEEDFTAVQIGNPIEEKKTLDFILEARERGLIVFITDCGAGGFSSAAGEMLSVTGGEIFLDNAPLKEPGLISWEIFLSESQERMVMAVEEKDLPELQKLADTFQTELTVLGHSDNTGILKVWHKGELVCCLDNSKLHEAPVKKLSSVFISGQGLTGQPMPDKDLGKSLETVMSDFAIVSREPIIREYDHEVQGNTILKPLAGATADAPQDGSVVDIDGSDKCMAMACAILPEWGKTDPYAMGTGTVDECVRQLILVGSNPDKIGLLDNFCMGNPEDPAELGRLVECVKAIAKAADAYNAPFISGKDSFYNYFETEDGPINVPVTFLCSGFGVVESPDHATGSSLRRDDSLLYLIGNTEDEMGGSVFARTHGVNDCKVPQTDCAKNMELYKAYYNALTSGLVLSAHDVSEGGLAVTAAEMAFSGKGGVQLDLTKVPTVNGWKSPAIPLFSESTGRILVEVDPEFAADFEAAMEGFPCACIGRATPEKRLAATCCGGEKVLDCELARLKKLWKDGLTPYY
- the purC gene encoding phosphoribosylaminoimidazolesuccinocarboxamide synthase produces the protein MEPIYEGKAKRLYTTDTPNVLRMEYKDDATAGNGAKKAQFENKGKLNKAITLLIYRMLEEKGVKTHLVADVDDINIDVKKVSILPLEVIVRNIAAGSFSRRMGVKEGTPFKKPIVEFSYKDDDLGDPFINDDYARELGAATEEECAFLKKQALIVNDVLIDFFKQVGLTLVDYKIEFGRLAEDPSQIVLADEISPDTCRLWDIKTGEKMDKDRFRQDLGNVMEAYEEVLSRLQHKA